The Triticum aestivum cultivar Chinese Spring chromosome 7B, IWGSC CS RefSeq v2.1, whole genome shotgun sequence genome window below encodes:
- the LOC123161654 gene encoding uncharacterized protein: MATETEPAALPRPLLGPPVIRGARRSPGSAGPHSHPSVGVLDTAVDAPSAAEIKAELEPRRALTENCSATYANSGSPCLDFFFQVVPDTPPERVRGLLAAAWAHDALTALKLACNLRGVRGTGKSDKEGFYAAALWLHQNHPRTLACNVAALAEFGYLKDLPELLFRLIHGPDVRKLARESAAAEKAGRKEKDLGKPRLADRKQARVLAPVPPKPMFGAYLSAALSRSGKGKPMEVEADPVPVQQPAEQKPKVDQKKTAATKRRPSKKVRKVAKLAVKSLETYYGDRAYRFLFDAVADFFAALLATDLEQLALDGKKRKIGLAAKWCPTPGSSFDRTTLLCEAIARRLFPRDSDPEYAQLSDEHYTYQTLHRLRREVLVRLRKVLELPEVYMSAQRWSELPYTRVASVAMRRYKVLFKKHDEERFDKYLEDVEADKAKISAGALLPHEIAAAAYRGEEDEVSELQWRRMVDDLRSKGSLCNCISVCDVSGSMTGTPMEVCIALGVLTSELSEEPWAGKVITFSERPELQLITGNTLREKMRFVQRMDWDMNTNFQAVFDQILRTAVEARLVPEKMIRTVFVYSDMEFDQASGYEDDDDDDYSEDEEEEEVQRSWGTDYEVICQKFRDAGYGDVVPQIIFWNLRDSKSTPVTATQPGVAMVSGFSKNFLKIFLKKDGVVNPEAIMMEAISGDEYQKLAVFD; the protein is encoded by the coding sequence ATGGCAACGGAGACGGAGCCCGCCGCGCTGCCGCGCCCCCTCCTCGGCCCTCCGGTCATCCGCGGCGCGCGCCGGTCGCCTGGCTCCGCCGGGCCGCACTCGCACCCCTCCGTCGGCGTCCTCGACACGGCCGTCGACGCGCCGTCCGCCGCGGAGATCAAGGCGGAGCTCGAGCCGCGGAGGGCGCTCACGGAGAACTGCTCCGCCACGTACGCTAACTCGGGCAGCCCCTGCCTCGACTTCTTCTTCCAGGTGGTGCCCGACACGCCGCCCGAGCGCGTGCGCGGCCTGCTCGCCGCCGCCTGGGCGCACGACGCGCTCACGGCGCTCAAGCTCGCCTGCAACCTGCGCGGCGTCCGGGGCACCGGCAAGTCGGACAAGGAGGGCTTCTACGCCGCCGCGCTCTGGCTGCACCAGAACCACCCTCGGACGCTCGCCTGCAACGTCGCCGCGCTCGCCGAGTTCGGCTACCTCAAGGACTTGCCCGAGCTGCTCTTCCGCCTCATCCACGGCCCCGACGTGCGCAAGCTCGCCAGGGAGAGCGCGGCCGCCGAGAAGGCGGGCAGGAAGGAGAAGGACCTCGGCAAGCCTAGGCTGGCCGACCGCAAGCAAGCCCGCGTGCTGGCCCCTGTGCCGCCAAAGCCCATGTTCGGCGCCTACCTCTCCGCCGCCCTCTCCAGGTCCGGCAAGGGCAAACCCATGGAGGTGGAGGCCGACCCTGTCCCGGTCCAGCAGCCGGCTGAGCAGAAGCCGAAGGTGGACCAGAAGAAGACGGCGGCAACTAAGCGGCGGCCGTCGAAGAAGGTCCGCAAGGTGGCCAAGCTTGCCGTGAAATCGCTGGAGACGTACTACGGCGACCGTGCTTACCGCTTCCTGTTCGACGCTGTCGCCGACTTCTTCGCCGCCCTCCTTGCGACGGACCTCGAGCAGCTGGCCCTCGACGGCAAGAAGAGGAAGATCGGGCTCGCCGCCAAGTGGTGCCCCACGCCTGGCTCGTCGTTCGACCGCACCACGCTGCTCTGCGAGGCCATCGCACGCCGCCTCTTCCCGCGCGACTCGGACCCCGAGTACGCCCAGCTCTCCGACGAGCACTACACGTACCAAACCCTCCACCGCCTCCGCCGCGAGGTGCTCGTGCGGCTGCGCAAGGTCCTGGAGCTCCCTGAAGTGTACATGAGCGCGCAGCGGTGGTCGGAGCTGCCCTACACCCGCGTGGCCTCGGTGGCCATGAGGCGCTACAAGGTCCTCTTCAAGAAGCACGACGAGGAGCGCTTCGACAAGTACCTGGAGGACGTGGAGGCCGACAAGGCCAAGATCTCGGCCGGGGCGCTGCTGCCCCACGAGATCGCGGCGGCCGCCTACCGTGGCGAGGAGGACGAAGTGTCGGAGCTGCAGTGGCGCCGCATGGTGGACGACCTCCGCTCCAAGGGGTCGTTGTGCAATTGCATCTCAGTCTGCGACGTGTCCGGCAGCATGACCGGCACTCCCATGGAGGTGTGCATCGCGCTCGGCGTGCTCACGTCGGAGCTCAGCGAGGAGCCGTGGGCGGGCAAGGTGATCACCTTCAGCGAGAGGCCTGAGCTCCAGCTCATCACCGGCAACACCCTTCGTGAGAAGATGAGGTTCGTGCAGCGTATGGACTGGGACATGAACACCAACTTCCAGGCAGTGTTCGACCAGATCCTCCGCACGGCGGTGGAAGCCCGGCTGGTGCCGGAGAAGATGATCAGGACTGTGTTTGTGTACAGCGACATGGAGTTCGACCAGGCGTCGGGgtacgaggacgacgacgacgatgactactctgaggacgaggaggaggaggaggtgcagcGGTCGTGGGGCACAGACTATGAAGTGATCTGCCAGAAGTTTAGGGACGCCGGGTACGGGGACGTGGTGCCGCAAATCATCTTCTGGAACCTGCGGGACTCTAAATCGACGCCGGTGACGGCGACGCAGCCTGGGGTTGCCATGGTGAGCGGCTTCTCCAAGAACTTCCTCAAGATCTTCCTGAAGAAGGACGGCGTGGTCAACCCCGAGGCCATTATGATggaggccatctccggcgacgagTACCAGAAGCTGGCTGTGTTCGACTAG